The sequence TTTGTTCGGTACTATCCACAACACCATCACCATTAAAATCCCAAGCGTAAGTTAATGGTTTAGTTCCAGTTGACTGGTCAGTGAATTGAACCGTCAGAGGTACTGTGCCTTTGGTGGGGTTAGCAGTGAAATCTGATTCCGGGGTACTGACCACACCGTTTACATAGTATCCAGAAGATCCGGTACCACCTACTCGATTTACCCATCGAACACCTTCGCCCTGTTTTGAACTCTGACAGTAGGCATAGGCACCGAATGCTGCCAGGGATCCTTCAGGGAGGTTGAAAAATTCATAGGTGATCTTGATCATTCCATTATCAATAAATGCGTAGTCCGGGTACAGGCTTCGAGTATTGGGTCCGATGAAACCCGCCCATAAATCGATGAACATGATGTTAAAGGTGTTGGTCAGGTTATATACATCCTGGCCTTCATAAATAGGGTAATTACTGGCAGGGCAAGGTTTCCATGTCTGGAGACCATATAAGAAATCTTCTTTGGTAAATGTTTCATTAACTGTCCCTATCACGTAGGTCATGTTAGCAGGGTTAGGGTGCAGATTATAATCCAGAGGAGCCCACTGGTATCCGCTGGCAGTTATGATAACGTAAAAATTATCAGGAATTGTGCCATTTATGGCAATCATTAATATACCGTTATCATTCCATCCCCTTCCCCCGGTGTCGCTCATGTAGAAAACACCAGATGATGAGTTGGTGAAAACCACACCCCCAGCATCAGTGCTGTTATTGGAAGAGAGGTGCAAAGCGTTCTGACCCTGCTGTGCACTTTGACTGGATGAATTGAAGAAATTGTAAGTGTTGTTCAGGCCAGTGATATTTTCGTTGGCATTATACCGCGCCCCATCATCGTTGGATACTGTTAAATTTTGATCCATAGATGACGAGATAACTGTTTGATCAGCAGTTGCACTTCCACAGATAATTAGAGCCATAAAACACGTGATTGCCAGAAACATTACATAATTCTTTCCCAATTTTCATCCGCTCCATTTGTAAATAAACATTATTAACACTACTTCGACACGTCAAAGTTTACAATTCAGATATATATAAGACTTTCTAAGATATTTTCTAAGAATATTAATACTCTACCTATGACAGTATTCCGGACATTTTTTTAAAAATAAGAATTAATACAACATTTAATCTAAATTATGCTAAAATGATTAATTAAAACTATTTAAGCTAATGTATAGTTAGAGTATTTCAATATGTTTATTAAACCATCTCGCGTAAGTTAGAATAATCTCATAAAACTAGTTCTACTAAGGGGTAACATGAAGGATCAAAAAATCAAGGCAGTGGCCATAATTGGAGTTATAATTATTGTTAGTGTGATTGGAATTTACATCTTTTCTTCTGGCTTTAACCTATCCGGCGAGACCACAGATATGATGGGGAGAAGTATTGCTGTGCCTGATGAAATCAATAAAACCTACGCCATGTCGGAATCCATCACTGTGCCCCTTTACATGCTCGCCCCAGATAAGATGATTGCCTGGAATTCTAACCGAACCTCGTCAGAAAACCGCTACCTATCTTCCCAGTACCAAAATCTCCCTATTTTAAAAGGAGGTAAGCAAAATGCAGACTATGATGCCATCATAGCCCAGAATCCAGATGTGGTATTTGTGGGTCATGGGGAGGATAAGGAAACTGTCAACAAAATCCAGGAAAAATTTGGCCAGATCCCGGTTCTGGATGTGGAAGGAGATAACAATCTCACCGATATCGTGCCCTCCCTTAAATTCATGGGAAAAGTTTTAGGAGAAGAGAATAAATCCAATGAACTGGTTAGTTTCTACAACAATGTTTCAGGTAAGGTTAAAAACACAGTTTCAAGTATTCCGGAATCTGAGAAAAAGAAAGTTTACTATGCCAAGGGTGAAAATGGTTTAAGCACTTTTGCACCGGGTTCTCCTCAGGTTCAACTTATAACCATTTGTGGTGGGGTGAATGTGGTACAGTCCCCGGCAAGTAAGGGAGGTATGGGAGTTTCCATGGAACTGGTTTCCCAATGGAATCCAGATGTCATCATCACCAGTGATTCACAGTTCTACCAAAACGTTTACACCAACCAGTCCTGGCAGAATGTGAATGCAGTGAAAAACAAGCAAGTATACTTGGCACCACAATCCCCCTTTAACTGGTTTGAAAACCCACCCGGGGCCAACACCATTATTGGAATACCATGGACTGCCAAAGTAATTTATCCTGATAAATTCAGTGATATGGATCTTAAAAACCTCACCAAAGAATTTTACAGTGCATTCTACCATTATAATTTAACTGATGGGGAAGTGTCGGATATACTGAGCTCTTCAGGGTTAACACAATTTTAATTGAATTTATAATTAGAATTAAATTTTTCTTTTAAATAAATTCGATACGTATATATATGTATATCGATTATTTGTTATCCATGGATCCCATGATTAGATCTATTAAATGGCTAAAAGGGGGAGGATAAAAAAGGATTAATTTTTGTAATTAACGGACTATTGCCTTAAATTGAGTATTAATTGATAATAGCTTGATTAAAATAAAAATGGAGGTTAAAATGGGAAAAACTAAACGAATATCTATTCTGCTCATGATTGGTGTGATTTTATGCATATCCACCGTGAGTACAGTTGCCGCCGAGGATAACAGTAATATGGCTGTTATTTCCCCTAATAGAGATGTTAATCTTTCAGTATCCAATGATAATGGAACAAGGTTCGATAACAATGGGAACGATAGCTACAATTTCTTCAACACCCTGCAAGGTTCTTCACAGGGAATGAACGAACTGCACATAACCAATGATAGTGGTAATGCTTATGGTAGCGTGGTATCATCCAATGATACATCAGGAACATTTTATGTGAGTAATACTGGTGGCCGTGGTTGGAATGATGCAGGGATAATTATGGTAGCCATCAATGGAACCATACGGGATAACTTCGCCTTAACCATAACCACCAGCGGATACACTTGGGTTCCTGTAGATAAAAGTAGTACTCCAGCTTACAGTGCCTTGACTTACAATCTTGTTGCCCTGAACGAAACTTTCTACAAATCTGATTTTATCTACGGACCACAAATCTGGAAGCCCGCTCCTGGACCAAACAATTACAATGTTCCTATTTTCTATGGTCAGGACATGACTAACACAACCAACACATTTAGTATATTGTTCATTGATCTTTACGCAGGCATACTTAAAAGCTCTTTATACAGCGGACTTATGGATAATGGTATGATCAAAGTCCAATACACTATTGTTGGCTTGTCTGGAGGGCAAATGGTTTCATTTAATGTCTATGGATATTCAAATGATTCCAACCAGGGCCAGGGAATACGATGGACCAACCGGATAGTTGACTCTGGAAGTTCAGGATATACAGTAACTGGTACTGATTTCACTGCTCCAACAGTTCAGGCAAGTCCAAATACCGGTACTTACAACACCGTTCAAAGTGTAACCCTAAGTGCCGATGAACCCGCCACCATATACTACACTACCGATGGTTCAGATCCAACCACAAGCAGCAACCAATACACCGCACCAATCAACATCAACACCACAACCACCCTAAAATTCATGGCAATCGACACAGCCGGAAACCAAGGCACAACACAAACCGAAACCTACACCATCGACACCACAGCACCAACAATCCAAGCAAACCCTAGTGGAGGAAATTACAATACCGCACAATCCGTTGTTTTAACAGCTGACGATGAAAGTGCAACCACAATCTACTACACCACCGACGGAACAACACCAACCACCACCAGCACCCAATACACCACACCAATCAACATCAACACCACAACCACCCTAAAATTCATGGCAATCGACACAGCCGGAAACCAGGGAACCGTACAAACCGAAACCTACAACATCGACACCACAGCACCAACAATCCAAGCAAACCCAACCGGCGGTAACTACAACACTGCACAAACCATTACCCTAACACCCAACGAAACAGCCACCATCTACTACACAACCGACGGCACAACACCAACCACCACCAGCACCCAATACACCACACCAATCAACATCAACACCACAACCACCCTAAAATTCATGGCTATCGACACATTCGGAAACCAAGGAACAGTACAAACCGAAACCTACAACATCAAATCCGATGTCTACGTACAAATCACTCCATCCATCACCAACCCCACAGTTGGTGACCAAGTAACCTACACCTTCAAACTAGGAAACAACGGACCCGGAGACGCACATAACATAGTATTCACCTACGTAATACCCGAAGGAGTAGAATACGCAGGCGCAAACGTAGACCAAGGAACAGTAAACTACGACCTAACAACAAGAACACTAACCTGGACAGTAGGAAGCGTAGCAGCCGGAGTTGACCCATACCTATGGCTCAACCTCAACATACAAAGCGCTGGAACATACAACATACTACCAACCGTAACCGTAGCCGGATACAACCCAGGACTAACCAACAACATCGGAACCCTACAAGTAACCGCAGCACCAAAAACAAGTACAGAAAACACAAGCTCACCAACAAACACAGAAACAGTAAATGCAGCAACAACCACGCAAACAATACCAATGAAAACCACCGGAATGCCAATAACAGCACTAATATCAGCACTATTCATGATAGGAAGTGGATTAGCCTTAAGCAGGAAAAATTAAACCCATTTTTTCTTTTTTTATTTCTTTTGAATGCCAATTTTTTTGATTTACTTATTATTAAACCAGTCACTGCAGATTCTATAGAAAACTTAATGTAGGTCATTTGATATCAATCAAAAGTTACTTGTTATTTAATGTTTTTTTTTATTGTTTATATCGTTTTGAAAGCATTGCATCATGTAAGTTGATCATTTAATTCTATATGAGTTTTTATCTTCTAAACCCTCTTGAATGCTTTTAGACTCTATGATCATCTATATATTCTACCAAAAAATGAGATATTTTTCTATTATTATGAAAATAGTTAGAATACTAATGTTTATATGAAGGTTCAACAAATTTGAACCTTGATATGCAAATCTTAACATGTCAATAAAAATAATCGGAGGTGAAAAAAGTGAAAAAACACGCAATACCAATAGTAATCCTATTTTTTGTAGCATTAGCCCTTTGTGGAAGCGCATCCGCAGACAGTGTAAGTGGAACTACGATTTCCAGCCAGTCAGACATGAACACAACGAATCTTTCGTCCAACAGGCACATATTCATCAACATGTCCAACTATGAAGGAGCGAAGTACAACAATGACAGCGCCTATTACGCCGGTCCCAACGGTACCTACTACATTTTAGCAGAGGGAGGGGGACTAAACCAGCTCCACATCACTAACAGTACAGCTAATGCTTACGGACAGGTGAACGTTATCAACGCCACAAGCACATCTTCATCAGGTGTGTTTTACATAACCACCACAGGAGGTAGAGGATACAACGATGATATAATTCTTCTCTTATCAGTGAAGGGACCTATATCAGATGATTTTTCCATAACCATCATTTCAAGTGGTTACAACTGGACACTTACAGGTGCCGCACCCACAACTGACGCTATTAATTACGTAAATGGTGCGGTGAATGAGACTTTCACAAAGTCTGACTTCCAGTACGGACCCCATGTCTACAAACCCGGTCCTGGAACATTAGGAGTATGGTCTCTGCCACTTTACTATGGCCAGAACACCAGCGATCCCTCAACAGCAGAATATCTTATGTTCATCGATCTGTACGTTGGAAACATAAGAACGGCAGCCATAGATAACGGTGCTGTGAAAGTTGAATACACTTTCAACAATCTGAACACAAAAGCTTCATTCAACTCATACGCATGGACAGTAGGTGGAAAAGATGGTGAGGGAATCAGCTGGACAAACAAAGTTATATTGGGAGACGCACAATCTAGCGGTTACACAGTTAACTACTCCCCTGTGACTCCTGTTGCAGATTTCTCAGCCAACACCACATCTGGTAACGCACCTTTAAACGTGCAGTTCACAGACACCAGTAGCAACTACCCAACCTCATGGATATGGGACTTCGGAGACGGCAGCAGCACAAGCACAGAACAAAACCCCACACACACCTACACCAAACCAGGAAACTACACAGTAACTCTCACAGCAATCAACGCAGCAGGAAACAGCACACAAACACTGAACATCACAGCGATAGACGTCATACCACCTACAGTAACCGCAAATCCAGTTGGAGGATTGTTCAACACCACACAAACTATTACACTAACCACCAACGAACCCGCCACCATCTACTACACCACCGACGGCACAACACCAACCAGCAGCAGCACACAATACACCACACCCATAAACATCAACACCACAACCACCCTAAAATTCATGGCAATCGATGCAGCCGGAAACCAAGGAACCGTGCAAACCGAAACCTACACCATCGACACCACAGCACCAACAGTCCAAGCAAACCCTGTCGGAGGAAACTACAACAACACACAAACTATAACCCTAACACCCAATGAAACAGCCACTATTTACTACACCACCGACGGAACAACACCAACCACCACCAGCACACAATACACCGGACCAATCAACA comes from Methanobacterium sp. and encodes:
- a CDS encoding ABC transporter substrate-binding protein: MKDQKIKAVAIIGVIIIVSVIGIYIFSSGFNLSGETTDMMGRSIAVPDEINKTYAMSESITVPLYMLAPDKMIAWNSNRTSSENRYLSSQYQNLPILKGGKQNADYDAIIAQNPDVVFVGHGEDKETVNKIQEKFGQIPVLDVEGDNNLTDIVPSLKFMGKVLGEENKSNELVSFYNNVSGKVKNTVSSIPESEKKKVYYAKGENGLSTFAPGSPQVQLITICGGVNVVQSPASKGGMGVSMELVSQWNPDVIITSDSQFYQNVYTNQSWQNVNAVKNKQVYLAPQSPFNWFENPPGANTIIGIPWTAKVIYPDKFSDMDLKNLTKEFYSAFYHYNLTDGEVSDILSSSGLTQF
- a CDS encoding chitobiase/beta-hexosaminidase C-terminal domain-containing protein, producing MGKTKRISILLMIGVILCISTVSTVAAEDNSNMAVISPNRDVNLSVSNDNGTRFDNNGNDSYNFFNTLQGSSQGMNELHITNDSGNAYGSVVSSNDTSGTFYVSNTGGRGWNDAGIIMVAINGTIRDNFALTITTSGYTWVPVDKSSTPAYSALTYNLVALNETFYKSDFIYGPQIWKPAPGPNNYNVPIFYGQDMTNTTNTFSILFIDLYAGILKSSLYSGLMDNGMIKVQYTIVGLSGGQMVSFNVYGYSNDSNQGQGIRWTNRIVDSGSSGYTVTGTDFTAPTVQASPNTGTYNTVQSVTLSADEPATIYYTTDGSDPTTSSNQYTAPININTTTTLKFMAIDTAGNQGTTQTETYTIDTTAPTIQANPSGGNYNTAQSVVLTADDESATTIYYTTDGTTPTTTSTQYTTPININTTTTLKFMAIDTAGNQGTVQTETYNIDTTAPTIQANPTGGNYNTAQTITLTPNETATIYYTTDGTTPTTTSTQYTTPININTTTTLKFMAIDTFGNQGTVQTETYNIKSDVYVQITPSITNPTVGDQVTYTFKLGNNGPGDAHNIVFTYVIPEGVEYAGANVDQGTVNYDLTTRTLTWTVGSVAAGVDPYLWLNLNIQSAGTYNILPTVTVAGYNPGLTNNIGTLQVTAAPKTSTENTSSPTNTETVNAATTTQTIPMKTTGMPITALISALFMIGSGLALSRKN
- a CDS encoding chitobiase/beta-hexosaminidase C-terminal domain-containing protein, with amino-acid sequence MKKHAIPIVILFFVALALCGSASADSVSGTTISSQSDMNTTNLSSNRHIFINMSNYEGAKYNNDSAYYAGPNGTYYILAEGGGLNQLHITNSTANAYGQVNVINATSTSSSGVFYITTTGGRGYNDDIILLLSVKGPISDDFSITIISSGYNWTLTGAAPTTDAINYVNGAVNETFTKSDFQYGPHVYKPGPGTLGVWSLPLYYGQNTSDPSTAEYLMFIDLYVGNIRTAAIDNGAVKVEYTFNNLNTKASFNSYAWTVGGKDGEGISWTNKVILGDAQSSGYTVNYSPVTPVADFSANTTSGNAPLNVQFTDTSSNYPTSWIWDFGDGSSTSTEQNPTHTYTKPGNYTVTLTAINAAGNSTQTLNITAIDVIPPTVTANPVGGLFNTTQTITLTTNEPATIYYTTDGTTPTSSSTQYTTPININTTTTLKFMAIDAAGNQGTVQTETYTIDTTAPTVQANPVGGNYNNTQTITLTPNETATIYYTTDGTTPTTTSTQYTGPIN